A genomic segment from Paenibacillus sp. FSL K6-1096 encodes:
- a CDS encoding 4-hydroxy-3-methylbut-2-enyl diphosphate reductase produces the protein MEVLKISPRGYCYGVVDAMVMARQAAQNLDLPRPIYILGMIVHNSHVTNSFEDDGIITLDGHNRLEILEQVDKGTVIFTAHGVSPEVRKMARAKGLTTVDATCPDVTKTHDLIKEKVEEGYEVIYIGKKGHPEPEGAVGIAPEHVHLIEKEEEIAGLKVPSSRIVITNQTTMSQWDIKHIMRKLLETFPGAEVHNEICMATQVRQEAVAEQAGQCELVIVVGDPRSNNSNRLAQVSEEIAGVPAHRISDVSELNTEWLKGIKKVGVTSGASTPTPITKEVINYLEQYDEADPATWEIKRTVNMAKLLPPVKKTTANS, from the coding sequence TTGGAAGTCCTCAAGATCTCTCCCCGGGGCTATTGCTATGGCGTAGTCGATGCGATGGTGATGGCACGGCAGGCTGCGCAGAATCTGGATCTGCCCCGGCCGATTTATATATTGGGCATGATTGTGCATAACAGCCATGTTACGAATTCCTTCGAGGATGACGGAATTATTACGCTGGACGGGCATAACCGTCTGGAGATTCTGGAGCAAGTGGACAAGGGAACGGTGATCTTCACTGCGCACGGCGTATCGCCTGAGGTCCGCAAGATGGCCCGCGCGAAAGGGCTGACTACGGTGGACGCGACCTGCCCGGATGTAACGAAGACGCATGACCTCATCAAGGAGAAGGTAGAAGAGGGTTATGAGGTGATCTATATCGGCAAGAAGGGCCATCCCGAGCCGGAAGGCGCCGTAGGGATCGCTCCCGAGCACGTCCACCTGATCGAGAAGGAGGAAGAGATTGCCGGTCTTAAGGTGCCTTCCTCGCGTATTGTTATTACGAACCAGACAACGATGAGCCAGTGGGATATCAAGCATATTATGCGAAAATTGCTGGAGACCTTCCCCGGCGCCGAGGTCCACAATGAGATCTGCATGGCGACCCAGGTCCGGCAGGAGGCGGTGGCTGAGCAAGCGGGCCAGTGTGAGCTGGTCATTGTTGTGGGCGATCCGCGCAGCAATAACTCCAACCGTCTGGCTCAAGTGTCGGAGGAGATTGCCGGCGTGCCGGCCCACCGCATCTCTGACGTATCTGAGTTGAATACGGAGTGGCTGAAGGGCATCAAGAAGGTAGGCGTGACCTCCGGCGCTTCCACGCCGACACCGATCACCAAGGAAGTCATCAATTACCTGGAGCAGTATGATGAGGCCGATCCGGCCACCTGGGAGATCAAGCGCACTGTCAATATGGCGAAGCTGCTTCCGCCGGTCAAGAAGACAACAGCGAACTCATAG
- the aroF gene encoding 3-deoxy-7-phosphoheptulonate synthase, with product MIVITSNQTPQEQVDDIIAVIEKEGLQVHLSRGADHTVIGLVGGVTPKLAEHLRQMKGVENVVKITKSYKLASRDFHPQDTIIDIRGVKIGGENLVVMGGPCAVESPEQIDEIARLVKASGGQVLRGGAFKPRTGPYSFQGVGVEGLTMMAEAGKRHGLLTITEVMTPEYVDICAEHADILQVGTRNMQNFDLLRKLGTCGRPVLLKRGFSATYDELLNAAEYILAGGNRDVMLCERGIRTFETYTRNTLDLSAIPVLQNLSHLPVISDPSHGTGRRELVAPMAKASVAAGANGLIIEMHTDPDNSMTGDGVQSLFPEQFDALLRDLEKLAPLVGRKFSESLEAAPAL from the coding sequence ATGATCGTTATTACATCTAATCAGACACCGCAGGAACAGGTAGATGATATCATCGCCGTCATTGAGAAGGAAGGGCTGCAGGTTCATCTCTCCAGAGGGGCGGACCACACGGTCATCGGACTGGTCGGGGGCGTTACGCCCAAGCTGGCCGAGCATCTGCGCCAGATGAAGGGCGTCGAGAATGTGGTGAAGATTACCAAGTCCTATAAGCTCGCCAGCCGCGACTTCCATCCTCAGGATACCATTATTGATATCCGCGGGGTGAAGATCGGCGGGGAGAATCTGGTCGTGATGGGCGGTCCGTGTGCGGTGGAATCGCCGGAGCAGATCGATGAGATTGCCCGGCTGGTTAAGGCGTCCGGCGGCCAGGTGCTGCGCGGGGGAGCCTTCAAGCCTCGTACCGGGCCTTACAGCTTCCAGGGAGTGGGCGTAGAAGGGCTTACCATGATGGCGGAAGCCGGCAAACGCCATGGCCTGCTGACCATTACAGAAGTTATGACGCCGGAATATGTAGATATCTGTGCCGAGCACGCGGATATTCTGCAGGTAGGCACACGCAATATGCAGAACTTCGATCTGCTGCGCAAGCTGGGCACCTGCGGCCGTCCTGTGCTGCTGAAGCGCGGCTTCAGTGCGACTTACGATGAGCTGCTGAACGCGGCGGAGTACATTCTCGCCGGGGGCAACCGGGATGTTATGCTGTGCGAGCGGGGCATCCGTACCTTTGAGACTTACACGCGCAACACGCTGGATCTGTCTGCAATTCCGGTGCTGCAGAATCTCAGCCACCTGCCGGTGATCTCTGACCCGAGCCACGGCACCGGCCGCCGTGAGCTGGTTGCTCCTATGGCCAAGGCATCTGTTGCGGCAGGCGCCAACGGCCTGATTATTGAGATGCATACCGACCCGGATAATTCGATGACAGGCGATGGTGTGCAATCGTTGTTCCCTGAGCAGTTCGATGCTCTGCTGCGCGATCTGGAGAAGCTGGCACCACTGGTGGGCCGCAAGTTCTCCGAGTCGCTGGAGGCAGCGCCTGCGCTTTAA
- the glnA gene encoding type I glutamate--ammonia ligase: MSVEKVLQTIKENNIEWVDFRFVDLGGRAHHISLPASAVEEETFVNGVAFDGSSITGFRGIEESDMVMMPDPSTTYIDPFTAHPTLNIMCDIFTPDGERYERDPRGIAVKAEEFLQASGVGTAAFFAPESEFFIFDDVRYESGMNTSSFFVDSEEANWNTGRKEEGGNLGFKVGVKGGYVPVAPVDSQQDIRSEMCRLLTEAGLEIERHHHEVATAGQAEINFRFDTLKKTADNLLTYKYIVHNTARQYGKVATFMPKPLFGDNGSGMHVHQSIFNGDSPLFYEKGAYANLSELALNYIGGILYHAPALIALTNPSTNSFKRLVPGYEAPVNLVYSKGNRSAAVRIPVAAVTPKGCRIEFRTPDSTANPYLAFSAMLMAGLDGIKKKINPEEMGYGPLDKNIYELSDADKEKIRSVPGTLDEALDALEADYEFLTEGGVFTKDFIDNYIALKRSEAQAVAIRVHPHEYSLYFDV, from the coding sequence ATGTCGGTTGAAAAAGTGTTGCAGACGATCAAGGAAAACAATATCGAGTGGGTGGATTTCCGGTTTGTAGATCTGGGTGGACGTGCTCACCATATCTCACTGCCAGCATCCGCAGTTGAAGAAGAAACATTTGTAAACGGGGTAGCATTTGATGGTTCTTCCATTACAGGTTTCCGGGGGATTGAAGAATCGGATATGGTAATGATGCCTGATCCAAGCACAACTTACATCGATCCGTTCACAGCTCACCCGACGCTGAACATTATGTGCGACATCTTCACGCCTGACGGCGAACGTTATGAGCGCGACCCGCGCGGTATCGCGGTGAAGGCTGAAGAATTCCTGCAGGCGAGCGGTGTAGGTACAGCAGCATTCTTCGCACCTGAGTCTGAGTTCTTCATCTTCGACGATGTCCGTTACGAGAGCGGAATGAACACTTCCTCCTTCTTCGTGGATTCTGAGGAAGCGAATTGGAACACAGGCCGTAAGGAAGAAGGCGGCAACCTGGGCTTCAAAGTAGGCGTCAAAGGCGGATACGTGCCAGTAGCTCCGGTAGATTCCCAGCAGGACATCCGCAGTGAAATGTGCCGTCTGCTTACAGAAGCCGGCCTTGAGATCGAACGCCACCACCATGAAGTAGCCACTGCAGGCCAGGCGGAAATTAACTTCCGTTTTGACACCCTGAAGAAAACAGCTGATAACCTCCTCACTTACAAATACATTGTGCACAACACTGCACGCCAATACGGCAAAGTAGCGACCTTCATGCCAAAACCGCTGTTCGGTGATAACGGAAGCGGGATGCACGTTCACCAGTCGATTTTCAACGGAGATTCTCCTCTGTTCTACGAAAAAGGCGCTTATGCCAACCTGAGTGAATTGGCGCTGAACTACATCGGCGGTATCCTGTACCATGCACCTGCACTGATCGCGCTGACTAACCCAAGCACCAACTCGTTCAAACGTCTGGTTCCTGGTTATGAAGCTCCGGTCAACCTGGTATACTCCAAGGGTAACCGTTCCGCCGCTGTGCGTATCCCGGTAGCTGCCGTGACACCTAAGGGCTGCCGCATCGAGTTCCGTACACCGGACTCCACTGCTAACCCTTACCTGGCCTTCTCCGCTATGCTGATGGCTGGCCTGGACGGAATCAAGAAGAAGATCAACCCTGAAGAAATGGGCTACGGTCCGCTGGACAAGAACATCTACGAATTGTCCGATGCCGACAAGGAGAAGATCCGCAGCGTTCCAGGTACACTGGACGAAGCACTGGATGCTCTGGAAGCCGACTACGAATTCCTGACTGAAGGCGGCGTGTTCACCAAGGACTTCATCGATAACTACATCGCCCTGAAGCGTTCCGAAGCCCAGGCCGTTGCGATCCGTGTTCATCCGCATGAATACTCCCTGTACTTCGATGTATAA
- a CDS encoding cellobiose phosphorylase codes for MKKQTNVSQAGWRFTGNNGDFRLEQPDRSSYLYFPLVNEGGMMSSISPKLHGQVTSGHNTFLTPPISVEDLHNSRASRNFWVYIEGKGAWSAAGNSARQNAAFYSEAADEVVLDAGLLWHKVTRESKELGLRAEITSFVPCGTDKVELMKVSLTNTGSDPLKLTATAAIPLYARSADDLRDHRHVTSLLNRIYTSAYGVEVQPALSFDERGHRVNHTSYGVFGAAEGGEAPAGFFPVQEDFIGEGGSLDWPEAVVNNLAPESGEDGGLHREGYEALGGLRFAEITLAPGQSYSYVVAMAIASDRIDVPALMAKVGSAAAFDALLEENKSFWADKINTVEFHTGDHAADEWMKWVTLQPVLRRLYGNSFLPYHDYGRGGRGWRDLWQDCLALLIMEPADVRSLLLNNYAGVRIDGSNATIIGQQPGEFIADRNNIPRVWMDHGAWPFLTTMLYLDQSGDLDFLLQEQTYFRDTFMNRCKERDTSGEPGTGSSLRTAAGEVYTGTILEHILLQNLVPFFNVGEHNNILLEGADWNDGLDMAAQRGESVTFTAFYASNLLDLSNLLITLKERTGSDTLELAEEMVLLLDSLGESVDYESVAAKHELLNRFYAAAPNKVSGVRAALKLEEVARDLARKAEWIFSHLRTNEWVESEHGDGWFNGYYNNDGERVEGERADGTRMTLTGQVFPLLGHAAAPEQIPNIISAVERNLFDEKTGYRLNSNFGGIQQNLGRAFGFAFGHKENGAMFSHMTVMYGNALYKRGYVREGRKVLDSLYRLSANFEVSRMYPGIPEYISEEGRGMYTYLTGSASWLLLTMVTEVFGVKGKLGDLLLQPKLVKEQFDAQKSASIKTLFAGRELKVVYTASGSTEFGEYQIHSAKLNGAEVTLQRVSEGAVVARSLLTALPEGEVHLLEVELA; via the coding sequence TTGAAAAAGCAAACGAATGTGTCACAAGCCGGCTGGAGGTTTACCGGGAATAACGGGGATTTCAGGCTGGAGCAGCCGGACCGGAGCAGTTATTTATATTTTCCGCTGGTGAATGAAGGGGGCATGATGTCCTCGATTAGTCCTAAGCTGCACGGGCAGGTGACTTCGGGTCATAATACGTTTCTTACGCCGCCCATCTCGGTAGAGGATCTGCATAACTCCCGGGCCTCGCGCAACTTCTGGGTCTACATTGAAGGCAAAGGCGCCTGGTCGGCGGCGGGCAATTCCGCGCGGCAGAATGCGGCATTCTATAGTGAAGCGGCAGATGAAGTGGTACTGGATGCCGGACTTTTGTGGCATAAAGTGACGCGTGAGAGCAAGGAGCTGGGGCTGCGGGCAGAGATCACCAGCTTTGTACCGTGCGGCACGGATAAGGTGGAGCTGATGAAGGTATCGCTCACGAACACCGGATCGGACCCGCTCAAGCTGACCGCAACGGCAGCGATTCCGCTGTATGCGCGTTCGGCGGATGATCTCCGTGACCACCGGCATGTCACTTCGCTGCTGAACCGCATCTATACCTCCGCTTATGGCGTTGAAGTGCAGCCTGCCTTGTCCTTTGACGAACGGGGTCACCGGGTGAACCATACCTCTTACGGGGTGTTCGGTGCGGCGGAAGGCGGAGAAGCTCCGGCCGGCTTCTTCCCGGTGCAGGAGGACTTCATCGGGGAAGGCGGAAGTCTGGACTGGCCGGAGGCGGTCGTGAACAATCTGGCACCGGAGTCTGGTGAAGACGGCGGGTTACATAGGGAAGGCTACGAGGCACTGGGCGGCCTGCGCTTTGCGGAGATTACACTGGCTCCCGGCCAGAGTTATTCTTATGTCGTAGCGATGGCGATTGCCAGTGACCGAATCGATGTGCCGGCACTGATGGCGAAGGTTGGTTCGGCGGCGGCTTTTGATGCGCTGCTGGAGGAGAACAAGAGCTTCTGGGCCGATAAAATCAACACCGTGGAGTTCCACACCGGCGATCACGCAGCCGATGAATGGATGAAGTGGGTGACGCTGCAGCCGGTGCTGCGCAGACTGTACGGAAACTCCTTCCTGCCATACCATGATTACGGCAGAGGCGGACGCGGCTGGCGCGATCTGTGGCAGGACTGCCTGGCCCTGCTGATTATGGAGCCTGCCGATGTCCGCAGCCTGCTCCTGAATAACTATGCCGGCGTCCGGATCGACGGCAGCAATGCGACGATTATCGGGCAGCAGCCCGGTGAGTTCATTGCCGACCGCAACAATATTCCCCGGGTCTGGATGGACCACGGCGCCTGGCCGTTCCTGACGACGATGCTGTATCTGGATCAGAGCGGCGATCTCGACTTCCTGCTGCAGGAGCAGACCTATTTCCGCGATACCTTCATGAACCGCTGCAAGGAGCGCGATACCTCTGGGGAGCCGGGCACAGGAAGCAGCCTGCGGACGGCGGCAGGCGAGGTCTATACCGGAACGATTCTGGAGCATATTCTATTGCAGAATCTGGTGCCGTTCTTCAATGTGGGCGAGCATAACAACATCCTGCTGGAAGGGGCGGACTGGAATGATGGCCTGGATATGGCCGCCCAGCGCGGAGAGAGTGTAACCTTCACCGCCTTCTACGCCAGCAACCTGCTGGATCTTTCGAACCTGCTGATAACCCTGAAGGAGCGGACTGGCAGTGACACTCTGGAGCTTGCTGAAGAAATGGTACTGTTGCTTGACTCGTTAGGCGAATCCGTTGATTATGAATCGGTTGCGGCTAAGCACGAGCTGCTGAACCGCTTCTATGCAGCCGCGCCGAATAAGGTAAGCGGAGTAAGAGCGGCCTTGAAGCTGGAAGAGGTAGCGCGTGATCTGGCCCGCAAGGCGGAATGGATCTTCAGCCACCTGCGCACGAATGAATGGGTAGAGAGCGAACATGGAGACGGCTGGTTCAACGGCTATTATAATAATGACGGAGAGCGCGTTGAAGGGGAACGGGCCGACGGCACCCGCATGACCTTAACCGGCCAGGTCTTCCCGCTGCTGGGCCACGCTGCGGCGCCAGAGCAGATTCCGAATATCATCTCGGCGGTGGAGCGCAATCTGTTCGATGAGAAGACCGGCTACCGCCTGAACAGCAACTTCGGCGGCATTCAGCAGAATCTGGGGCGCGCGTTCGGCTTCGCCTTCGGCCACAAGGAGAACGGGGCAATGTTCAGCCATATGACCGTAATGTACGGCAATGCCCTGTATAAACGCGGTTATGTCCGGGAAGGCCGCAAGGTGCTGGATTCCCTGTACCGTCTGAGCGCTAACTTTGAGGTCAGCCGGATGTACCCGGGCATCCCGGAATACATCAGCGAAGAGGGCCGAGGCATGTATACGTATCTGACCGGCTCGGCCAGCTGGCTGCTGCTGACGATGGTTACAGAGGTGTTCGGCGTCAAAGGCAAGCTCGGCGATCTGCTGCTGCAGCCGAAGCTGGTCAAGGAACAATTCGATGCGCAGAAGAGCGCTTCGATCAAAACACTCTTCGCCGGACGCGAGCTGAAAGTCGTCTATACGGCTTCAGGAAGCACCGAGTTCGGTGAGTACCAAATACACTCTGCAAAGCTTAACGGGGCTGAGGTAACGCTTCAGCGCGTCTCAGAGGGTGCTGTTGTGGCCCGCAGCCTGCTGACGGCTCTGCCTGAAGGAGAAGTTCATCTGTTAGAGGTGGAGCTGGCGTAA
- the serC gene encoding 3-phosphoserine/phosphohydroxythreonine transaminase: protein MLSKRAYNFNAGPAALPLEVLERAQAEFVEFRESGMSIMEMSHRGAIYESVHNEAQERLLSLLGNPQGYKVLFIQGGASTQFAMVPMNLIGAGQVGSYVMTGSWAEKALKEAKLTGGGHVAASSEDKKFLAIPELASIKAADNAAYLHITSNETIEGTQYAEYPDTGELPLIADMSSDILSRSFDINKFGLIYAGAQKNLGPSGVTVVIAKEELISSSPATIPTILRYDTHFKNNSLYNTPPSFSVYMVNEVLKWVEEQGGLAGIEAKNRDKAGLLYETIDSSDGFFRGVAEQGSRSIMNVTFRMQSEELEKQFIKASEAEGFVGLKGHRSVGGLRASIYNAVPHESVKALADFMKHFRQTQG from the coding sequence ATTTTGAGCAAGAGAGCATACAATTTTAATGCCGGTCCGGCAGCGTTGCCGCTGGAAGTATTGGAACGCGCACAGGCAGAGTTTGTTGAATTCCGGGAGAGCGGAATGTCGATTATGGAGATGTCGCACCGTGGGGCGATATACGAATCTGTGCATAATGAAGCTCAGGAACGCTTGCTTTCGCTCCTTGGCAATCCGCAGGGATATAAGGTATTGTTCATCCAGGGCGGTGCAAGCACACAATTCGCTATGGTGCCGATGAACCTGATCGGTGCAGGCCAGGTGGGCAGCTATGTGATGACAGGCAGCTGGGCCGAGAAGGCCTTGAAGGAAGCCAAGCTGACCGGGGGCGGACATGTAGCCGCATCCTCAGAAGACAAGAAATTCCTGGCGATTCCTGAGCTTGCCAGCATTAAGGCTGCGGACAATGCCGCTTATCTGCATATCACCTCGAATGAGACCATCGAAGGCACACAGTATGCCGAATACCCGGATACTGGTGAACTTCCGCTGATTGCCGACATGTCCAGCGACATTCTGAGCCGCTCCTTCGACATCAATAAGTTCGGCCTGATCTATGCCGGTGCGCAGAAGAATCTCGGACCTTCAGGTGTCACGGTAGTGATTGCCAAGGAGGAGCTGATCTCCAGTTCTCCGGCAACGATTCCGACGATTCTGCGGTATGATACTCACTTCAAGAACAACTCTCTCTACAATACGCCGCCATCCTTCTCTGTATATATGGTCAACGAAGTGTTAAAATGGGTTGAGGAACAGGGAGGACTTGCCGGTATCGAAGCCAAGAACCGTGACAAGGCAGGTCTCCTATATGAAACGATCGACAGCAGTGACGGCTTCTTCCGCGGAGTCGCGGAGCAAGGCAGCCGCTCCATTATGAATGTTACGTTCCGGATGCAATCGGAGGAACTGGAGAAGCAGTTCATTAAGGCATCCGAAGCAGAAGGCTTCGTCGGCCTCAAGGGACACCGCAGTGTAGGGGGCTTGCGCGCTTCAATCTACAACGCAGTGCCTCATGAGAGCGTCAAGGCGCTGGCTGACTTCATGAAGCATTTCCGGCAGACCCAAGGGTAA
- the trmL gene encoding tRNA (uridine(34)/cytosine(34)/5-carboxymethylaminomethyluridine(34)-2'-O)-methyltransferase TrmL: MALHIVLVEPEIPANTGNIARTCAATGTHLHLVHPLGFRTDDATLKRAGLDYWHAVHIEYHNSFNEVLEKYKEGRFFYATTKAKKRYTDFQFRDGDFFVFGKETKGLPAEILEAGQETAMRMPMGQAVRSLNLSNSAAIVVYEALRQLDFPELF; encoded by the coding sequence ATGGCATTACACATCGTGCTGGTGGAACCGGAAATTCCGGCGAACACCGGCAACATCGCCCGCACCTGTGCGGCTACGGGAACTCACCTGCATCTTGTGCATCCGCTGGGCTTCCGCACAGACGATGCGACGCTGAAGCGTGCCGGGCTCGATTATTGGCATGCCGTGCATATTGAATATCACAATTCGTTCAATGAAGTGCTGGAGAAGTACAAGGAGGGCCGGTTCTTCTATGCCACGACCAAGGCCAAGAAGCGGTACACCGATTTCCAGTTCCGTGATGGAGATTTCTTCGTATTCGGCAAAGAAACCAAGGGATTGCCTGCGGAGATCCTGGAAGCCGGACAAGAAACGGCCATGCGGATGCCGATGGGCCAGGCGGTGAGATCGCTGAATCTGTCCAATTCTGCAGCGATTGTGGTCTATGAAGCGCTTCGTCAACTGGATTTCCCAGAACTTTTCTAA
- a CDS encoding AbrB/MazE/SpoVT family DNA-binding domain-containing protein yields MKPAGVVRKVDQLGRIVLPKSLRKRYQMNEGDPVEILVQGDHIILERYRPKCVFCGSMDGVTEYKDRYICASCLSEMTQLPRHA; encoded by the coding sequence ATGAAACCTGCCGGCGTTGTACGTAAAGTAGATCAGCTGGGTAGAATTGTTCTGCCTAAGTCTCTGCGTAAAAGGTATCAAATGAATGAGGGAGATCCCGTAGAAATTCTCGTTCAGGGCGACCATATTATTCTGGAGCGTTACCGCCCGAAATGTGTCTTTTGCGGGTCAATGGATGGTGTAACCGAATACAAGGACCGTTATATTTGCGCAAGCTGCCTTTCGGAAATGACGCAATTGCCAAGACACGCGTAA